The Martelella endophytica genome contains the following window.
TGACATAGGTCCAGGCCCAGCCGAGCACGAGACGCAGCGTTTCGGCGATATCAGGGGCGGAGGCCGGCAGCAGCACGCGCCGGACGATGCCCCGGTCAGTGGCACCCAGCGTGTAGGCGGCCTCCACCAGATCGCGCCTGGTATTGGCGACATAGACCGCGACCATGAGGATGATCTGAAACACGGCGCCGATGAAAATCACCAGCAGTTTCTGCATCTCGCCGATGCCGGCCCAGAGGATCAGCAGCGGCACAAAGGCGGAAGCGGGCAGGTAGCGGGCAAACGAGACGAAGGGCTCGAGCAGCGCCTCGATCGGTTTGTAGGCCCCCATGGCGATGCCCACGGGTACGGCCACGATCGACGCCAGCACGAAGCCGCCGACGACGCGCCAGACGGTGATGCCGATATCGCCGAGAAAGCCGCGCTTCGACAAGAGCCACCAACCATCCTTCATCATGGTGATCGGATCCGCCAGAAAGGTCTTCGACACGAACCCGCCGAAGGTCGCAAACGACCAACCGGCAAAGAAGATCACGAAGAACAGGATGCCAAGCGACAATCTGAGCTTCGGACTGATAGGCTCAAGCGGTTTCATCGGGTCTCCGTGTTTGGGTGGCGGGCATGTGAGGCACTTTTCTTTGCCGGCTGGTTATTGCCGGCTTTGGAAGGAGCAAGGGCATGCAAATTTGGCAAGCCCTCACCTCCTATTCTGCGTCATCCTCGGGCTTGACCCGAGGATCCAATCACCCTTCCCCGCGAGCGACGTTGGCGTTTCCTTTTGGCAACGCCGCATCTGAACAAACCAACGCCACCCATGCGCCACGTGGCTAGATCCTCGGGCCAAGCCCGAGGATGACGCTTGCGGGAAGGACATGCCTCCAGGTCTATGCGGCTTGCCTCACTCCTGGATAAACGACGGATCGGCGAGCGTCGTCAGGTCCGGGATTTCGCGGATCACGCCGGCATCGAGCAGCAGCTGGGCTGCATCGGCCGAGAAATCGTTGAACTCGCCGCCGAAGAAGGCGATCGCGGCATCGCGGTCCTGCCATTCGAGATACTGTGCCGAGCCGGCGAACTGTTCCGCCGTCTGGTTCACGTCGGCACCCATGATCTCGTAGGATTTTTCCGGTTCGGCGGCGATCATGTCGAGCGCTTCGTAATAGGATGTGGCGATCGCCTTGGCGGCATCCGGGTTCTCCTCAAGGAAGGCCGGCGTGCAGCCGAACGTGTCCATGACCGCCGGATAGTCGAGCGTGGTCGCGATGATCTTGCCGGCGTCGGGCGCTTCGCGGACCGATGACAGGTAAGGCTCATAGGTCATCGCGGCATCGTTCTGGCCGGCGATGAAGGCCTGGGCGGCCGGACCGGGTTCAAGATTGACGACCTTGACATCATCCATCGTCATGCCGTTTTCCTTGAGGATCCAGGCGAGGTAGAAATAGGGTGAGGTGCCGGGCGCGGAGGCCGCGACGGTCTTGCCTTTCAGGTCGGCGATCGAACTGATCTCGTTACGCACCACCATGCCATCGGCGCCGTGGGACTTGTCGAGCTGGAAGATCTGCGTGGTCGGCACGCCGGCGGCGGCCCAGACGATCCAGGTCTCGACCGTCGTCGCCGCGCACTGGATGTCGCCGGAGGCCAGCGCCAGATGGCGGCTTGCCTGCGGGATCTTGACGAGATCGACATCAAGACCGTTCTTTTCAAAAATGCCCGCTTCCTTGGCGAGCGTCAGCGGCGCAAAGCCCGTCCAGCCGGACAGGCCGATCGAGACCTTGGTTTCCTGCGCATATGCGGATGTCGCCAGAGCCGAAGCTGCAATGGCGGTTGCTGCAAGCCATTTCATGTGAAGAACCCCTCTTTTACGGGCGTCTTGGCCCTTGTTGCGAGGATGCCAGTGTAGACGGGATTCGATTTTGTTGTCTAGACATAACAGACGCAGCAAACGCTGTTGTTCATCATAGAAGACCCTCATCCGGCCTTCGGCCACCTTCTCCCCAAGGGGAGAAGGGGACGGCGGAGAGGCCTTTCATCCCAGATGACTCGGCGCAAGCCGCTTTCTCCCCTCGCCCCGCAGGGGAGAGGGTGGCGCGGATGCGCCGGGTGAGGGGCGGAACCCCGGTGCTTGTTATTTTCCTCAACCAATACCGATCAGTTCCCCAGAATACCCGGCAACCTGAGGCCCATCTTCTTCGCATGGTCGATGGCGATGTCGTAACCGGCATCGGCATGGCGCATGACGCCGGTGGCCGGGTCGTTCCACAGCACGCGGCCGATGCGGCGGGCGGCATCATCCGAGCCATCGCAGCAGATCACCATGCCGGCATGCTGGGAGAAGCCCATGCCGACGCCGCCGCCGTGATGCAGCGACACCCAGGTAGCGCCGGACGCGGTGTTGAGCAGCGCGTTCAGGAGCGGCCAGTCGGAAACGGCATCGGAACCATCCTGCATGGATTCCGTTTCGCGGTTCGGCGAGGCGACGGAGCCTGAATCGAGATGGTCGCGGCCTATCACGATCGGCGCCTTCAGCTCGCCATTCTTCACCATCTCGTTGAAGGCAAGACCAAGCCGGTGGCGATCGCCGAGGCCGACCCAGCAGATGCGGGCGGGCAGGCCCTGGAAATGAATGCGCTCACGCGCCATGTCGAGCCAGTTGTGCAGGTGGGTGTTGTCCGGCAGCAGTTCCTTGACCTTCTGATCGGTTTTGTAGATGTCCTCCGGATCGCCGGAAAGGGCTGCCCAGCGGAACGGGCCGATGCCGCGGCAGAACAGCGGTCGGATATAGGCCGGCACGAAACCGGGGAAGTCGAAGGCGCGCTCGCAGCCCTCTTCCTTGGCCATCTGGCGGATGTTGTTGCCGTAATCGACGGTCGGAATGCCCATGTCATGAAAGGCGAGCATGGCTTCCACATGGGTGCGCATCGAGGCGCGCGCGGCCTTTTCCACGGCCTTGGGATCGCGCTCCGCCTTGTCGCGCCATTCGCCGAGGCTCCAGCCGGCCGGCAGATAGCCATTGACCGGGTCATGGGCAGAGGTCTGATCGGTGACGATATCGGGCCGGACGCCGCGCTTGACGAGTTCGGGAAGGATTTCCGCCGTGTTGCCGAGCAGGCCGACGGATTTCGCCTCGCCCGCCTTCGTCCAGGCATCGATCATGGCGAGCGCTTCGTCCAGCGTCTCGGCCTTTTCATCGACATAGCCGGTGCGGATGCGGAAATCGATGCGGGTCGGATCGCATTCGACGGCGAGGCAGGAGGCGCCGGCCATGACGGCAGCAAGGGGCTGGGCCCCACCCATGCCGCCAAGACCGCCGGTGAGGATCCACTTGCCCTTGAGGTCACCATTATAGTGCTGGCGGCCTGCCTCCACGAAGGTTTCGTAAGTGCCCTGCACGATGCCCTGCGCACCGATATAGATCCAGGAGCCGGCCGTCATCTGGCCGTACATCATCAGGCCCTTCTTATCGAGCTCGTGGAAGTGATCCCAGTTGGCCCAATGCGGCACGAGGTTGGAATTGGCGATCAGAACCCGCGGCGCATCGGCATGGGTGCGGAACACGCCGACAGGCTTGCCCGACTGCACCAGCAGCGTCTCGTCGTCTTCCAGCGTCTTCAGCGTGTCGACGATCTTGTCGAAATCGCCCCAGGTGCGGGCCGCGCGGCCGATGCCGCCATAGACGACAAGCTCATGCGGCTTTTCGGCGACATCCGGATCGAGATTGTTCATCAGCATCCGGAGCGGCGCTTCGGTGAGCCAGCTCTTGGCGTTGAGCTCCGTACCGGTCGGGGCGTGAATTTCGCGGGCATTGTGTCGCGGGTTGTCGGTCATGGCTTGTTCCCTCTTTTACATGCGTGCGGAAAACGACAGGCGTTCGATCCGCTCGAGAATATCCTGCAGATGGCTTCGCAGCTTTTCCGCCTTGGCCTCGTCATAGGCAAAGGGCGGCGCTTCGGTTGTCAGATGGGTCGATTGCGCCAGCTCCATCTGGATGGCGTGCACGCCGGTCTCCGGCTTGCCGTAATGCCGCGTCGTCCAGCCGCCCTTGAAGCGGCCATTGACGGCATGGTCATAACCGGGCGCATGAGCGACCACACTTTGCGCCGCCGCCTCGAATTCGGGCGCTGAGGTGACGCCGAGATTGGTGCCGATGTTGAAATCCGGCAGCTTGCCTTCAAACAGGAAGGGAATGTGCGAGCGGATCGAGTGGCAGTCATAGAGAATGGCAATGCCATGCTCCCGCCGCACCCGTTCGATCTCTGCCGCCAGCGCCGCGTGATAGGGGGAATGGAAAGCCTCGATCCGCTCCGCGATATCGGCCTCTGTCGGCTCCTCGCCCTCGTTCCAGATCGGCTTGCCGTCGAAATCCGTCTCCGGCACCAGGCCCGTGGTGTTCTGTCCGGGATAGAGGCTCGCACCAGAGGGATCGCGGTTGGCGTCAATGACATAGCGATGGAATGTCGCCTTCACTGTCGTCGCATCGGCAAGCAGCCCGTCATACAGCCGGTCGACGTGCCAGTCGGTATCGGCGAGCAGGCGGCCGTTTTCATTGAGCCGCGCCTCGATCTCCGGCGGGACATGGGTGCCGGTGTGCGGGAATCCGAGGATGACCGGCGACGAGCCATGTTTGACGATTACGGGATCAGTCATGGGAAAATATTCCTCTGTCTGGAATTCTGGCTGGCCGGCCGGCCCTCATCCGGCCTTCGGCCACCTTCTCCCCAAGGGGAGAAGGTGACGCCGGCGCCGCTCTGCCTTTCCGCTTGTTCCGGAGAGGGCTGTTTCTCTCCCCCTCGCCCCGCAGGGGAGAGGGTGGCGCGAATGCGCCGGGTGAGGGGCGGAACCCGCAGCATTGGCGAGGCCATCATACCGAAATCTCCGGCAACACCCCTGCCCCGACAGCATCGATCAGCACGCCATCGCGCACCGCCGCCGCCGCCTTCTCAAGGTCACCGGCCATGTACCGGTCGCTCTCGAGCGTCGGCACCAGCACGCGGAAGGCGGCAATCACCCGCTGCAAAGCCAGGCTGGTGACAAGCGGCGCACGCAGCTCCACGCCCTGCGCACCGCAGAGCGCCTCGATGCCGATGATGTTGGCCAGATTGTCGGTCATCGCCAGTAGCCGCCGCGCGCCGTGGCAGGCCATCGACACGTGGTCTTCCTGATTGGCCGAGGTCGGCGTGGAATCGACCGATGCCGGATGCGCCATCTGCTTGTTCTCGCTCATCAGCGCAGCCGAGGTGACCTCCGCGATCATCAGCCCGGAATTGAGCCCCGGCTTTTTCGACAGAAAGGCGGGCAGACCAAAGGAAAGCGCGGGGTCCACCAGAAGCGCAATCCGCCGCTGGGCGATCGCACCGATCTCGCAGACCGCAATGGCGATCTGGTCGGCAGCGAAGGCGACCGGCTCCGCATGGAAATTGCCGCCGGAAACGACGCTGTCGTCGAAAAGCACCAGCGGGTTGTCGGTCGCGGCATTGGCCTCGATTTCGAGCGTGCGGCCGGCCTGGCGCAGAAGGTCGAGGCAGGCGCCGTCAACCTGCGGCTGGCAGCGAATGCAATAGGGATCCTGCACCCGCTCGTCGCCATCGATATGCGAAACGCGGATTTCGGAGCCTTCGAGCAGGGCGCGCAAGCTTGCCGCCGCATCGATCTGGCCCTGATGGCCACGCAGCGTATGAATGTCCGGGTGGAACGGCGCCGGCGAACCCATCGCCGCATCGGTGGAGAGCGCCCCGGTGACGAGCGCGGTGGCGGCACAGCGGAAGGCGCGAAACAGGCCGGCAAGCGCCAGCGCGGTCGAAACCTGTGTTCCGTTGATCAACGCAAGCCCTTCCTTGGCGGCGAGCTGAACGGGCGTCAGGCCAGCTCTTTCCAGCGCTTCCCGGCCGGAAAGCCGCTCACCGGCGTAAAAGGCTTCGCCCTCTCCCATCATCACCGCAGCCATATGGGCAAGCGGCGCGAGATCGCCGGACGCGCCGACAGATCCCTTTTCCGGGATGAGCGGAACAACACCCTTTTCCAGCATGCCTTCGATCAACCGCACCAGTTCCAGCCGCACGCCCGATGCGCCGCGACCGAGCGAAATCAGCTTCAGCGCCATGATCAGTCGCACGACCTTCGCATCAAGCGGGGCGCCGACGCCGCAGCAATGCGACAGGATGAGGTTGCGCTGCAGGGTGGCCGTGTCAGCGGCATCAATCTTGATCGAGGCGAGTTTGCCGAAGCCGGTATTGATGCCGTAGACCGGCGCGTTGCCGGCCGCGATCTGGGCGATCCGGGCGGCGGCTTTTTCAATGGCTGCGTCGCAGGCGCGATCAAGCCGCACGGCATCATCGCCGCGATAGATGTCTTCCAGCGTGGCGAGCGTCACGTTGCCGGGGTTCAGGACAAGCGTCATCGCATAACCTCATCACCGGCGATATAGAGTCGGGACAGCGGATTGAAACCGATGCGGTAGACAAGCTCGGCCGGCGCATCGACATCCCAGAGGGCGATATCGGCGGCCTTGCCGGCTTCAAGCGTGCCGGTCTCGTCCGCTAGGCCCAGAGCACGGGCCGCATTGGCCGTAACGCCGATGAGGCATTCGGCAACCGTCATGGCGAACAGCGTCGCGCCCATGTTCATCGTCAGAAGCAGTGAGGTCAGCGGCGAGGTGCCGGGATTACAGTCGGTCGCGAGCGCCAGCGGAACACCCGCCTCACGCAGCGCCGCCATCGGCGGATGCTGCTTTTCCTTCAGCGTGTAGAAGGCGCCGGGCAGCAGCACCGCGACGGAACCTGCGTCTGCCATGGCCTTGGCGCCGGCCTCATCGAGATATTCAAGATGGTCGGAGGAGAGCGCCCCATAGGAGGCCGCCATGGCCGCACCACCGAGATTGGAAAGCTGCTCCGCATGCAATTTGACCGGCAGGCCAAGCGCCTTAGCCTTGTCGAAAACCGGCCGCAGCTCGTCCGGCGAAAAGGCAATGCCCTCGCAGAAGGCATCGACCGCATCGACCAGACCTTGCGCATGGGCGATCTCGAGGCCGGCAACCGCCACCTCCTCGATATAGGCGGCGTTGCGGCCCTTGTATTCCGGCGGTGTTGCGTGGGCGGCAAGCCAGGTGGTCTTGATCCGGACGGGACGAAGCGTGGCGAGGCGTCGCGCCGCCCGCAGCATCTTCAGCTCGGTCTCTAT
Protein-coding sequences here:
- a CDS encoding ABC transporter permease is translated as MKPLEPISPKLRLSLGILFFVIFFAGWSFATFGGFVSKTFLADPITMMKDGWWLLSKRGFLGDIGITVWRVVGGFVLASIVAVPVGIAMGAYKPIEALLEPFVSFARYLPASAFVPLLILWAGIGEMQKLLVIFIGAVFQIILMVAVYVANTRRDLVEAAYTLGATDRGIVRRVLLPASAPDIAETLRLVLGWAWTYVIVAELIGASSGIGYMIINSQALMATGQIIFGIIVIGVIGLISDFAFKMVNRHLFAWRFA
- a CDS encoding ABC transporter substrate-binding protein yields the protein MKWLAATAIAASALATSAYAQETKVSIGLSGWTGFAPLTLAKEAGIFEKNGLDVDLVKIPQASRHLALASGDIQCAATTVETWIVWAAAGVPTTQIFQLDKSHGADGMVVRNEISSIADLKGKTVAASAPGTSPYFYLAWILKENGMTMDDVKVVNLEPGPAAQAFIAGQNDAAMTYEPYLSSVREAPDAGKIIATTLDYPAVMDTFGCTPAFLEENPDAAKAIATSYYEALDMIAAEPEKSYEIMGADVNQTAEQFAGSAQYLEWQDRDAAIAFFGGEFNDFSADAAQLLLDAGVIREIPDLTTLADPSFIQE
- the hutU gene encoding urocanate hydratase; this encodes MTDNPRHNAREIHAPTGTELNAKSWLTEAPLRMLMNNLDPDVAEKPHELVVYGGIGRAARTWGDFDKIVDTLKTLEDDETLLVQSGKPVGVFRTHADAPRVLIANSNLVPHWANWDHFHELDKKGLMMYGQMTAGSWIYIGAQGIVQGTYETFVEAGRQHYNGDLKGKWILTGGLGGMGGAQPLAAVMAGASCLAVECDPTRIDFRIRTGYVDEKAETLDEALAMIDAWTKAGEAKSVGLLGNTAEILPELVKRGVRPDIVTDQTSAHDPVNGYLPAGWSLGEWRDKAERDPKAVEKAARASMRTHVEAMLAFHDMGIPTVDYGNNIRQMAKEEGCERAFDFPGFVPAYIRPLFCRGIGPFRWAALSGDPEDIYKTDQKVKELLPDNTHLHNWLDMARERIHFQGLPARICWVGLGDRHRLGLAFNEMVKNGELKAPIVIGRDHLDSGSVASPNRETESMQDGSDAVSDWPLLNALLNTASGATWVSLHHGGGVGMGFSQHAGMVICCDGSDDAARRIGRVLWNDPATGVMRHADAGYDIAIDHAKKMGLRLPGILGN
- the hutG gene encoding N-formylglutamate deformylase; the encoded protein is MTDPVIVKHGSSPVILGFPHTGTHVPPEIEARLNENGRLLADTDWHVDRLYDGLLADATTVKATFHRYVIDANRDPSGASLYPGQNTTGLVPETDFDGKPIWNEGEEPTEADIAERIEAFHSPYHAALAAEIERVRREHGIAILYDCHSIRSHIPFLFEGKLPDFNIGTNLGVTSAPEFEAAAQSVVAHAPGYDHAVNGRFKGGWTTRHYGKPETGVHAIQMELAQSTHLTTEAPPFAYDEAKAEKLRSHLQDILERIERLSFSARM
- the hutH gene encoding histidine ammonia-lyase, which codes for MTLVLNPGNVTLATLEDIYRGDDAVRLDRACDAAIEKAAARIAQIAAGNAPVYGINTGFGKLASIKIDAADTATLQRNLILSHCCGVGAPLDAKVVRLIMALKLISLGRGASGVRLELVRLIEGMLEKGVVPLIPEKGSVGASGDLAPLAHMAAVMMGEGEAFYAGERLSGREALERAGLTPVQLAAKEGLALINGTQVSTALALAGLFRAFRCAATALVTGALSTDAAMGSPAPFHPDIHTLRGHQGQIDAAASLRALLEGSEIRVSHIDGDERVQDPYCIRCQPQVDGACLDLLRQAGRTLEIEANAATDNPLVLFDDSVVSGGNFHAEPVAFAADQIAIAVCEIGAIAQRRIALLVDPALSFGLPAFLSKKPGLNSGLMIAEVTSAALMSENKQMAHPASVDSTPTSANQEDHVSMACHGARRLLAMTDNLANIIGIEALCGAQGVELRAPLVTSLALQRVIAAFRVLVPTLESDRYMAGDLEKAAAAVRDGVLIDAVGAGVLPEISV
- the hutI gene encoding imidazolonepropionase — its product is MASAAPKLFINARIATMTGSADAADGVLAVEDGRIAYAGPEASLPDRCASFEKVDCGGRLVTPALIDCHTHLVYGGSRAKEFEMRLEGASYEEIARAGGGIVSTVTATNALSEDALVEAALPRLDALLAEGVATIEIKSGYGLNIETELKMLRAARRLATLRPVRIKTTWLAAHATPPEYKGRNAAYIEEVAVAGLEIAHAQGLVDAVDAFCEGIAFSPDELRPVFDKAKALGLPVKLHAEQLSNLGGAAMAASYGALSSDHLEYLDEAGAKAMADAGSVAVLLPGAFYTLKEKQHPPMAALREAGVPLALATDCNPGTSPLTSLLLTMNMGATLFAMTVAECLIGVTANAARALGLADETGTLEAGKAADIALWDVDAPAELVYRIGFNPLSRLYIAGDEVMR